In the genome of Schistocerca piceifrons isolate TAMUIC-IGC-003096 chromosome X, iqSchPice1.1, whole genome shotgun sequence, the window tcttctcgctcctccaccccaggaccaaatggtatccacgtccaaatgttgctgcatttatcaacccatagtctgcgttacttcCTTCGCCttcataatcgaatttggaccgacagtacttttcccagacgatggtgggaagctatcgtcgttcctgttccaaaacctggaaaggacaaacatctcccctctagctatcgccccatttctctcacgagtagtgtctgtaaggttttggagcgtatggtgaattaccgtttagcgtggtggctggaatcccgcagtcttttaacacctgcccaatgtggattccgaaagcatcgttctgtagttgaccatcttgttgctctctccacttacatcatgaacaattttctccggaaacgccagacagtagcaatattttttgatctggagagagcatacaatacctgttggaggacaggcatcctccgcacactgttctcttggggctttcgaggtcggctgcccctttttctttgagaatttatggcagagcacacacttacagtgcgggtgaacactactctctcccatactttctcccaagaaaatagggtaccccagggctccgtgctgactgttgtactgtttgccattgccatcaatccaattatggattgtctccttcctgatgtctcgggctccctgttcgtggacgattttgcgatctactacagctctcaacagaccagccttcttgaacgacgtcttcaaggatgtctcgatcgcctccactcttggatcatcgaaaccggcttccgtttttctcccagtaagaccgtttgtgttaatttttggcgacgtaaggagtttcttccgccctccttacatctaggtcctgtcaaccttccgttttcaaacgtcgctaaattcttgggtcttatgtttgacagaaaactgtgctggtcctcccacatttcctatctttcggctcgctgtctgcgatccctcaacaccctccgtgtcctgaatggtacctcctggggagcggaccgagtggtccttctccgcatctatcgcgccttagtgcgctcgaaattggactatggaagcatagtctactcctctgctcggccgtctattcttcggcgtctcgactctatccaccactgtacattacgtttagtgtctggagctttttacaccagccctgtggaaagcctttatgctgagactgctgaacctccgctgacCAATcgacgagcagtccttctgagtcgttacgctagccatctgtcttctatgcctgctaatccagcccatgacatttttttcgatggctcctttgatgtagggtatgcaggctgcccctcctccctactaccactgggagtccacttcagtcaactgctccattctctttccttccggtttcctaaaaccttcttgacaacttggggtacagcaccgccttggctccgtccccggatctgcctgctccgtgacctttgtcgatttcccaaggatggtaccccttcacttgtttatcgtcgggcatttgctgctctatgtgcacaaatgacggacgccacattttaCGCCGACGGCTctaaaacatcgttaggtgtagggagtgcctatattgttggcgacaccccaaatcactttcggcttcccgaccagtgttcggtttatactgcggagctgtgcgctgttctccaggctgtccactacatccgccgccatcagcggatacagtacgttttCTGCTCacattctctcagctctctcctcagtctccaaactctttatcctgtgcaccctctggtccaccggattcaggactgtctgcgcttgctccacctggggggcgtctcgttggcgttcctctggctcctggggcacgttggtatctgtggaaatgaggcggccgatattgcagccaagggtgtagtctctcttcctcggccagctattcaatcgattctcttcgccgatctacggagcgttctatgtcgacgtgttgttcatttatggcacacgcattggtctacacttacccataataaattgtgggacataaaagctcttccttgtgcttggacctcttcctcccgaccgcgtcgtcgggaggaggtaattttaactagactccggataggggaCTGTCTTTTtatccatcgacatcttttaagcggcgatcctcccccactctgtccccactggtctcagctgtggacggtaagacaccttttaattgagtgcccctattttaatccgttacgctcccgtctacagctatcgcctgctATAtcatcgattttagcagatgacacgcgctcagccgaccgcgttctcaagtttattagtgccagtgaaatggcatcagtcatttgaagcttcttttggggacaaccaacccctttctgtagtggatttttaagccttccttctgcttttagtttctccaattttatgactttcgttcccattgctgctggctttcaatttcggttttttactgtttcctaagtcacggaccgggcgctaatgaccatagttttgcgccctaaaaccaaaaacaaaacaaaaaaaaaaacaaaaaaaacgcgggtttcatttctctcctttaaaatcgcgggtggtccacttctgtcgccgtactacaatCCACCcttatccagagctctatcttgatGCACAATTGCCTGtggtttcgtttcctgggtctgtTTTTCGACAACAAGCTAGACTTGGCTTCCCCATATCAGATTTGTGAAGGTAGGATGTTTTCGTAAACTCGGTGTCCTTCGCTTCCTTCCCACTACTCTTCGGGTGTGGACCGCTGCCTCATTCTCCACCTTTATCGTGctttagttctgtctcgcttggactatggttgtcaggtttatggttcagctgctccttccacactgcacgtgctggatctagtccaccattgtggtatctgcttggtcaccggtgccttccctactggCCCTAATGATGGTCTCCTGGATGAAGCTgggatcccctccccccccccctccctttatgttcggtggtcccagcttctggtgtcttaagCAATCGCTgtccattcctctcccactcatccctcctattctatcctgttcaaaGACCATGGACAtcgcccacctgattcccgcccttGGGCGGGTTCACCGGTTGGGCTCCACCTTGCATCTCTTCGCTGTGATTTTCAACTTCTTTGTTCTGtcttccactctccccccccccccccctcctggttagttccttggccccgaattcggatggatctccaccaAAGTCTGAAAGATTCCATACCCCCATTCCATTTCTGCCAAATTTTAAGGGAGTTTCAGGATGCTACTGtttttttacaccgatggctctaaatctgctgatcatgtgggatatggtttcacgtcctctgttggaatggaaaaatcatctgctgccacctacacgtGGGGTGTCTACTGTGGAATCGATGGcagtttcccaggcccttacctttgttaaacagtcccaacacaaccgcgttatGTTATGTACGGattcaatgagtggccttctggctattgaccggtgtttttcgcactATCCCTTGgtatctgccatccatgaccatctcgctgatattcaccatgctgcttgttccattgacttcctttgggtccctggccatgtgggtatcccaggtaatgagctcgctgatcgtttggctgggggagcagtcacttacccccctccccccttttctctaacctgcagcagatttacggcttcacatcaaatcccatttcacacaatcatgggccaactcttgggaggctacctccgtgtctaataaacttcgtgcgattaaggtgacaccaggcccttGGCATTCTTCCTTTCGACTCCCCAAAAGGCCTCGACCACACTGTGccgtctccacattggccataccaggctgacctatggttttctttcgtgtgatgagccacccccactttgtggttgtggagcctttcagtcagtagcccacattttggttgaatgccccttcttttggctctgtgtgctaagtacagactccccccacactttacctttgatgttggctgatgaTTCTCAGATGGTCGAACTGGTTCTTGGTTTCCTCctggaaagtggtttttattctcagttttaaggtttttaatctctctccggtgttggggcagggcagtgggtgttggggtatctcccactgtaagccctGTTTGGAGAATCCAGACTCCCCTCCCTGGCCGAGATCCCCTTTTTTtcctcttttactctgtttttatcactttctaggattggttagtctccttttcccatacgcatttctacattctagcggttgcacacTTTTAAGTTGCAAGTGGTCTTGCCTCTACTGCTTCAGAGGTTGGacatttcctgcctctagcatagcgttgggttcgctctcttgctgacttacctcattttgtttttaccattgacgacATAACTGCACTTCTACGTTTTTTAGCCTTTTCCTTTGTATCGTTCCGACTTTTCTGAGATGTCGCTctatcggaatggaccacattGGAAACAAGGGACTGACGTCCGTCCATTTTGATCCattcaaccccaatcaaccaaccaaccattctccatctcttaggcgaggacaccttcctggttgTGTTTTCCACAATGCACTGTGCAGTGTCATTTTCTGCGTCGACGGTAACCATGGACTACTTCGTACCTGATATCCAACACGGTAGCGAGTCCATTGTGGTGGGTCCGCCATGTACCttgttggttgtagccctctgaccacagggattgctctactgatgccttcaccattaactccccatgtatgacAAGGGGTAGATAGCCATCCCGCTGGgtcatcgggactcccagcaatggccatcctgccaggtggccttagCTGCGGCTGGATGGTGCCCATGAAAACGGCccatggtcagagtgggtggcatcagtacAGATGACACgggatgaagcgtagtccatcatctcttgctggtcgtgaaacaccagcagtctctaagcgatcacgagctcaattcaacgcacagaagtatgaccccaaatcgttcccctccctgaccacaccatgggaggaacgtcaggctatcgatggcagcagatcttattcgcaccggtaccttgtatgtttgagagctgatggggaatctttcatgacgacgAAACCTCAgtattttgttgagcatttagacaAGTTTGGTCAGGTTgagagcttgtccaaaatgagatctggccagtcttgatcaaaacaccATTCTCTGCCCAGTCACACACACTACTCGCTTGCGACAAGCTGGGGATGTTTCTATAACCATCACACCCCGTAGgtgcttaaatatggtccagggtatcatatttcacagggaccttctttttcaGTCTGACGATTAcctgcgtgccaatttagagccACGAGGTGTACACTTCATCCAGCGTGtgcaccggggtccgagggatgaTCTAGTTGCCACCAGTGTATTCATCTTGGCCTTCGCAGGAGATACGTTGCCCTAGAAGGTCAAGCTGATGTTCttccactgtgatgtaaagcccagTCCCTCCCACGACgatgtgctttaagtgctggaagttaggACATaggtcttcccactgtacttccagcatcacatgttgagactgtggacgcccatcacataccaatactccatgtgccccgcctcccgtctgtgtcaactgtggagagcaccactaaccttgctcgccagactgcagggttctccagaaagaaaggaaaatgacgGAGTACaggaccctggacagactgacctacacagagGCTAAGTGAAAATTAAAACGCCCTCATCCTGTGTGTATGACAGTCATAGTtgccgggtgctttgccgttgccgggtgctttgccgttgccgggtgctttgccgttgccgggtgctttgccgttgccgggtgctttgccgttgccgggtgctttgccgttgccgggtgctttgccgttgccgggtgctttgccgttgccgggtgctttgccgttgccgggtgctttgccgttgccgggtgctttgccgttgccgggtgctttgccgttgccgggtgctttgccgttgccgggtgctttgccgttgccgggtgctttgccgttgccgggtgctttgccgttgccgggtgctttgccgttgccgggtgctttgccgttgccgggtgctttgccgttgccgggtgctttgccgttgccgggtgctttgccgttgccgggtgctttgccgttgccgggtgctttgccgttgccgggtgctttgccgttgccgggtgctttgccgttgccgggtgctttgccgttgccgggtgctttgccgttgccgggtgctttgccgttgccgggtgctttgccgttgccgggtgctttgccgttgccgggtgctttgccgttgccgggtgctttgccgttgccgggtgctttgccgttgccgggtgctttgccgttgccgggtgctttgccgttgccgggtgctttgccgttgccgggtgctttgccgttgccgggtgctttgccgttgccgggtgctttgccgttgccgggtgctttgccgttgccgggtgctttgccgttgccgggtgctttgccgttgccgggtgctttgccgttgccgggtgctttgccgttgccgggtgctttgccgttgccgggtgctttgccgttgccgggtgctttgccgttggcgggtgctttgccgttggcgggtgctttgccgttggcgggtgctttgccgttggcgggtgctttgccgttggcgggtgctttgccgttggcgggtgctttgccgttggcgggtgctttgccgttggcgggtgctttgccgttggcgggtgctttgccgttggcgggtgctttgccgttggcgggtgctttgccgttggcgggtgctttgccgttggcgggtgctttgccgttggcgggtgctttgccgttggcgggtgctttgccgttggcgggtgctttgccgttggcgggtgctttgccgttggcgggtgctttgccgttggcgggtgctttgccgttggcgggtgctttgccgttggcgggtgctttgccgttggcgggtgctttgccgttggcgggtgctttgccgttggcgggtgctttgccgttggcgggtgctttgccgttggcgggtgctttgccgttggcgggtgctttgccgttggcgggtgctttgccgttggcgggtgctttgccgttggcgggtgctttgccgttggcgggtgctttgccgttggcgggtgctttgccgttggcgggtgctttgccgttggcgggtgctttgccgttggcgggtgctttgccgttggcgggtgctttgccgttggcgggtgctttgccgttggcgggtgctttgccgttggcgggtgctttgccgttggcgggtgctttgccgttggcgggtgctttgccgttggcgggtgctttgccgttggcgggtgctttgccgttggcgggtgctttgccgttggcgggtgctttgccgttggcgggtgctttgccgttggcgggtgctttgccgttggcgggtgctttgccgttggcgggtgctttgccgttggcgggtgctttgccgttggcgggtgctttgccgttggcgggtgctttgccgttggcgggtgctttgccgttggcgggtgctttgccgttggcgggtgctttgccgttggcgggtgctttgccgttggcgggtgctttgccgttggcgggtgctttgccgttggcgggtgctttgccgttggcgggtgctttgccgttggcgggtgctttgccgttggcgggtgctttgccgttggcgggtgctttgccgttggcgggtgctttgccgttggcgggtgctttgccgttggcgggtgctttgccgttggcgggtgctttgccgttggcgggtgctttgccgttggcgggtgctttgccgttggcgggtgctttgccgttggcgggtgctttgccgttggcgggtgctttgccgttggcgggGGCTTTGCCGTTGGCGGGGGCTTTGCCGTTGGCGGGGGCTTTGCCGTTGGCGGGGGCTTTGCCGTTGGCGGGGGCTTTGCCGTTGGCGGGGGCTTTGCCGTTGGCGGGGGCTTTGCCGTTGGCGGGGGCTTTGCCGTTGCCTTGGTGTCTTTCCaccgcaatggcaggagagcaccatcattccggtgctgaaaccTGGTAAAAGCCTGCTTGGCGTAGCTATcggtccatcagcctcaccaagATTCTttataagctgctggaatgtatggtgtgtcagcagttgggttgtgtcatggagtcatgtggcctactggctccatgtcagggcggcttccaccagggtcgctctaccactgataatcttgtgttcctcaagtctgccatctgaacagccttttccaggtgccaacacctgtttgccatgttttttgatttacaaaaagtgTATGTCATGACCTGGCAACATCAAATCCTTGCCATATTGTATGAATGGGTTCTCCGTGGTCCGTTCCGGATTTTGATCTGAAACTTCCTTTTGGTCCATAGTTTGTGTGTCCAATTTTGGTGCCTCCTATAGTTTCATCCATATCGAGGAGAATGAAGTCCCGCAGGGCTTTGTATTCCGTCTTTCTCTATTTTGAGTGGCCCTTAACTGTCTGGCTGCAGCTGTTGGGcccctctgtctcaccttctcttttGCAGATGACttatgcatttcgtactgctcctccagtactggtgttgctgtgcATCTCTTACAGGGAGcaatccacaaggcacagtcatgagcTCTAGCTCGTTGCTTCCAGTTCCACCATGAAGACATGTCATACATTTGTCagcatcgtaccgttcatccagaaccagcactttaccttaatgtcGATCCACTCACTATAATGGAGACATACCGCTTCTTAGGTCTGGTTTTAGATGCTTGTTTGGCTTGGCTTCCTCatcatcagcttaagcggaagtgttggcagcacctcaatgccctctgctgcctgagcaacaccaaatggggtgcagatcgctctacgtttttgcagctctacagagccctcgtTCAATCCCACCTCgactatgggagtgtgatttatggttcggcagcgccctcagcattgcgtttgctcAACCTACTGTACCATTGTGGAGTTAGACtaacaacaggagcttttaggatgaatccagtgACAATCATTCTGTTGAAGGCAGGAGTCCCTCCATTggagatcagacgtgcacaactgctcgccagttacgttgcacacattcatagctctcctgaacatcctaattaccATCTTCTTTTCCCAACCACGACGATTCACCTCCCACataggtggcccaggtcagggctaacgattgcagaTCACGTACAatcgcttctgtctgaactggagttctTCCCTTCACTACCTCTACGTGAGGTCCCTCCAGGTTCACCTCCTTGGTGTAGCTGTAGGctgaagcttcgtctggacctttcacgtCGCGCCAAGAATTccgttaaccctgtggctctccgctgtcacttcctctcaattcttgatgtGTTCTGGGCCTCTGAAGTGGTTTATACTGATggcaatgttggcttcgcctttgtccacagaggccatattgaacagcattccttgcccgatggctgcagtgtatttactgcagagctggtggccatatcttgtGCACTTCAGTCTATCCGTTCATGCCCAGAGGAATCATTTACTGActgcttgagcagcctacaagctatcgaccagtgctaccctcgccatcctttggtgacCCCCaaccaggagtccatctgtgccttGCACTGGTCCcgccgttcagtggtgtttgtgtggaccccaggacacaccgtaatcccaggcaatgaacttgctaacAAGCTGGCAAAACGGActacacagaaactgcttctggatatgggcatctctgaacctgagcTGTATTCTGACTTAAAccacagggtttttcggctttgggagatggaatggcgtaacagtatgcacaacaaactgtgtcattaaggagactatgaatgtgtggaagtcttccatggggGCCTttcacagggaatcagttgcccTCTGCAGGCTTCGCCTTGGCTACACTTGGGCGACCCATGGTTACCTCCTGCACCATGAAGACCCGCTTGGTGTTGGTGCGGCGCGTGGTTGACAGTGGCccgtattctggtgcactgtcccactttgactgcccagtgaCGAAATCTTGGATTACCGGACTCATTgccgctcattttatctgacaacgcctcattggctgatttagttttaagttttattcgtgagtagtgcttttagggtggtggttttaatgttttgtagagtggctggcttttgttttttattctcatggtcggccagccagtgtaatctgctttcttgttttactctcttctgtttctagcattgctctgttgttttcttgtcctgttttgttccttttagtgttcgttgcctttccttcattgTTGTGGTTTTTCCattctttcccttttgtgttacatGTCTCTTCTGTCTTATTTTCACACTTttatgcattgttttattaggaacaagggaccaatgatcttgtagtttggtcccttccctctcttttaaaccaaccaaccagacgtTTGAGCTTCAGTATCAATAAATTTCTGAGTGCAAATCATGACAGATGCTATAACATACACCAAAATGACCGATGGGATTTCTGTGCATTCTACTTGAACCTCACCCCAAAATGTGCCCAGGTTGTATACCTTGTAGGTGGCTCAGTGCTATACTCGAGTGACCACTGGTTCTGCACCACTGCAACATTCTCAAACTTCTAGTGGCAGTAAATAACCTGCTTTCCCTTTTTAAAGTTCAAATGTACATCCACCAACTTTGCATCAGTGTATTACCGCTAACAGGGTCTCACAGCTGTATCAGTAATTCTGTTGCCATGTATTgatgaaacagaaaattattttttcccAGAAATTCAACCTCATATGCAGAAAAACAAATTTTCTGTTACAGCTCTTACTGAGTATCCATTTTTATGCACCCTtaatacactgcctgacataaAGTGAAGCATTTGGAAGATATGATTGGAtgacaatgtaactttgtacacatatacACCATCAAAGGGTCCATAAATGATAAGATATGCAattctttgtgacaggtagaatgtCCACCAGAGTATGGTAGTGCTATTGATGTTTACTGTTGTTCCCAGTTGTGGTAGGTTATATAAGGGGCATTAACAGCATCATATGTTCAGTGATCATTGAAGGACACACAGCTGCCACATACCCATGTGAGATAATATTATCAACACAAAAGTGTTTCAAAGGGGCATCATTGTGAGTCTACAATAGCAAAGTAATGGAATGTCAAGATGTGTTGTGCATTCTCATCTGAGAGTGGCCCGAATTAGGACTGAATGTGtacatgagggcaggcatactcactATCAAGCTTCCAGTTGGCCATGGCTGACCATCACATGGGAGGGTCAGTATAATATGCACTAAGCACTTTGGAACCCATTCATATCTGTGCCTGCCATTAAAgaataagtaatggactccctacaacTGCCATAGCATACCATTGGTTGGTGACTAGCAGCAGCCATAATAAGAAACTTCCCCATGCCTTGTGTATGCTGCTGTTAACACAACAATATGAGTGGCTACATTTCAAGTGATGCCATGGACTGATGATGAATGTCCTTGTAGAATTGTGTTTAGTGTTCCTTCCCTAATGTGGTAAGACCAATGACCTCACCGTGTGGCCACCTGCTCTGACTCAACCAACCAGTCCCAGTGCCATTGTCtggatatcaagaaccagttacaacagttgtgggccagcttgcctcaggagaggacatAATGGTTTTTATGACACTCATCCCAACTGAACCAGTTATGCATACAGGCCAAGGGTCTGCAACATCGTCCTGGCAAGTGGGTGCCTAcccaaagttctttgtaaatttgactgggttttgtaatcagtgaaataacgccacatactttctcaacccgtgaagtttcatttgattttattACCACCTTATGTATACTTCACTTTTCAGGAATTTTAATTTACATGAATATTTGGACACAATGATATAAATTCCAATGAACACTTATCTTAATGTTGAAGTCAAGAAAATTATAGATTCTCTCAGAaacaaaagctcatctggttttgatagtgtttccaatagagtactaaagatttgttcacCTAGAATAATGCTGGTCTTACCTGAAATATTTAATGCTTAACTAActtaaggcatttttccagagaggctGACGTGTGCAATtcttaaacccctctttaagaaagctTATTAGAGAAATGTCAGTCACTACTGTCCTGTTTCACTGCTGatgacattttacaaaattttttgagaaggtgatgtattctagtatAGTATCTCACCTTACCAACAGTAATATTCTCACCATCTCACAGTTtaggtttcagaagagttgctctactgggAATGCCATTTATATGTTCACTCTTCAAATCTTACAAGCATTGCATAATAAAACAGtgctggttggtattttctgtgatctgtagAAAGCATCtggctgtgtgaatcacagtattctcctggaTAAATTGAAGTTTCATGGGATTGGTGGTATAGCCAACCGATGGCTAATGTCATACCAAatcaaaagaatacagaaagttgcACTTAGTAATTCAGCCAATATAGTCCACAGCTATACTTTTGAATAGAGAGAGAAATCTTGTATGGGGCTCCCCAAGGCTCAATTtcaggtccactattgttcctcgtGTGTGTAAATGATCTTCCGTCTAATAcacaaaaatcagtataaattcattttgcagatggcactagtattgtaatcaaagcATACGCATGGAAACAGGAAATTatgaacaatgttcttaaaagtatcattgactggatagctgcaaatggtctcatctTCAGTTTTAAAGACAGGCAACCGATTCAGTTTTATACatataagtgtaacacatggtgaggaaataataaattggACTGAAACATTAGAATTCATAGGTGCCCATACTGATCAGAATTTAAacaggaaaaaacacattttggaaatcctgaaacaactaagttcagccaTGCTTGCACTTAAAATCATTGCAGTCTTGGGGAGAGACGGTAAGCTGCTTCTGTTACGTACTTTCAATTTCCTTCAAATAAACGTTCTAATTTATccaaaaatgatattaaaaattactcatattcaaatttttttttgttacagaatgtTCCAACCTTATTATGCAATTCTTTCCAAAAccaatgtttgtttcattgttgtgGCCTTGATATTTTGGTTTCCAAATAGTATGCCTTTTCTAAAATAACGTGGTAGTCAGTTACTCGaattatgaaatgtaattttccacATAGTTGTTGGCAAGCTTAGGGACTTGCAACGGTTCTCTCGCGTTCTCGTCAATGCGGTACCAGaatgtttaagttctaccactgtaaagacggaa includes:
- the LOC124722161 gene encoding protein qua-1-like; this encodes MATKECPALGLSRIRNINKQGTVPELLADLKDALLNPVQNSAEVIGSLPTGMAAAAGEVGNGKAPANGKAPANGKAPANGKAPANGKAPANGKAPANGKAPANGKAPANGKAPANGKAPANGKAPANGKAPANGKAPANGKAPANGKAPANGKAPANGKAPANGKAPANGKAPANGKAPANGKAPANGKAPANGKAPANGKAPANGKAPANGKAPANGKAPANGKAPANGKAPANGKAPANGKAPANGKAPANGKAPANGKAPANGKAPANGKAPANGKAPANGKAPANGKAPANGKAPANGKAPANGKAPANGKAPANGKAPANGKAPANGKAPANGKAPANGKAPANGKAPANGKAPANGKAPANGKAPANGKAPANGKAPANGKAPANGKAPANGKAPANGKAPANGKAPANGKAPANGKAPANGKAPANGKAPANGKAPANGKAPANGKAPANGKAPANGKAPANGKAPANGKAPANGKAPANGKAPANGKAPANGKAPANGKAPANGKAPANGKAPANGKAPANGKAPANGKAPANGKAPGNGKAPGNGKAPGNGKAPGNGKAPGNGKAPGNGKAPGNGKAPGNGKAPGNGKAPGNGKAPGNGKAPGNGKAPGNGKAPGNGKAPGNGKAPGNGKAPGNGKAPGNGKAPGNGKAPGNGKAPGNGKAPGNGKAPGNGKAPGNGKAPGNGKAPGNGKAPGNGKAPGNGKAPGNGKAPGNGKAPGNGKAPGNGKAPGNGKAPGNGKAPGNGKAPGNGKAPGNGKAPGNGKAPGNGKAPGNGKAPGNGKAPGNGKAPGNGKAPGNGKAPGNGKAPGNGKAPGTSENIVNGPNFMAASGDEGEVSETTDTV